From a single Metopolophium dirhodum isolate CAU chromosome 6, ASM1992520v1, whole genome shotgun sequence genomic region:
- the LOC132946536 gene encoding tyrosine-protein phosphatase non-receptor type 2 isoform X2 — translation MHTDQQVKKRLRDEFNDIESKNMWNITFRFVEVESSKIKKTSDEAKKPQNKALNRYQDVSPYDETRIILKRGNVSYINANLVQVCNCERQYILTQGPLENSTSHFWLMVWEQNTKAIVMLNKVIEKKKLKCHQYWPKKKKDNDKFVWNDVGLSVEFVSKINHGFYALSVLKLNDLDSGESREIYHFHYTDWPDFGVPKTPTPFLRFLRDVRRSGSLDPSNGPIVIHCSAGIGRSGTFCLIDSCLIKMNTPEGLNYVHIRTLLAEMRKCRLGLVQAPEQLRFVYQSVIEALDSDWEADNEDNLPSLDGSLLNNISESDCESSDSELSSEAPPLPPPRMESLRQQDEDDYDDEESLVSESDSDENESTPPPLPPPRDLDLSKPNDCMETTNTKDERIKNKVEGEAEKTKIMADKLKIMKRKQKEQEKWEQIKRHCNNGKQSKNK, via the exons ATGCATACCGATCAACAAGTGAAAAAAAGGTTACGCGATGAATTTAACGACATAGAATCGAAGAATATGTGGAACATTACATTCAGA TTTGTTGAAGTAGaaagttcaaaaattaaaaaaacatctgATGAAGCAAAGAAACCACAGAATAAGGCTCTAAATAGATATCAAGATGTCTCTCCTTATGATGAAACTAGAATTATCCTAAAAAGAGGAAATGTATCTTACATAAATGCCAATCTGGTACAA GTATGTAATTGTGAAAGGCAGTATATACTGACTCAAGGACCCTTAGAAAACAGCACTTCCCATTTTTGGCTCATGGTATGGGAACAAAATACCAAAGCCATCGTAATGTTAAACAAAGTTATCgaaaagaaaaaa CTTAAATGTCATCAATATTGGCCGAAGAAAAAAAAGGATAATGATAAATTTGTATGGAATGATGTTGGTTTATCTGTAGAATTTGTTTCTAAAATCAATCATGGATTTTATGCACTAAGTGTTTTAAA GCTTAATGACTTAGATTCAGGAGAATCTCGTGAAATTTATCATTTCCATTATACTGATTGGCCAGATTTCGGAGTACCCAAAACTCCTACGCCTTTTTTACGTTTTCTCAGAGATGTTAGACGTAGTGGTAGTCTTGATCCATCTAACGGGCCAATTGTCATTCATTGTTCTGCAGGAATAGGACGTTCAGGAACATTTTGTTTAATAGATTCCTGCCTTATAAAa atgaATACACCAGAAGGCTTAAACTATGTTCATATACGTACATTACTAGCGGAAATGAGAAAATGCCGATTGGGTCTTGTTCAGGCTCCAGAACAACTACGATTTGTTTACCAAAGTGTTATCGAAGCTCTTGATTCAGATTGGGAAGCAGATAAtgag GATAATTTACCTAGTCTAGATGGCTcactattgaataatataagcGAATCAGACTGTGAAAGTAGTGATAGCGAACTAAGCAGTGAGGCACCCCCTTTACCGCCACCTCGTATGGAATCATTAAGGCAACAAGATGAAGATGACTATGATGATGAAGAATCATTAGTGTCAGAATCTGATAGTGATGAAAATGAATCAACCCCACCACCATTACCACCTCCCAGAGATCTCGATTTATCTAAACCTAATGA ttgtatgGAGACAACCAATACCAAAGATGAGCGCATTAAGAACAAAGTTGAAGGAGAGGcagaaaaaaccaaaattatggcagacaaattaaaaataatgaagagAAAACAAAAAGAGCAAGAAAAATGGGAACAAATCAAAAG GCACTGCAACAATGgaaaacaaagtaaaaataaatga
- the LOC132946536 gene encoding tyrosine-protein phosphatase non-receptor type 2 isoform X1, which yields MHTDQQVKKRLRDEFNDIESKNMWNITFRFVEVESSKIKKTSDEAKKPQNKALNRYQDVSPYDETRIILKRGNVSYINANLVQVCNCERQYILTQGPLENSTSHFWLMVWEQNTKAIVMLNKVIEKKKLKCHQYWPKKKKDNDKFVWNDVGLSVEFVSKINHGFYALSVLKLNDLDSGESREIYHFHYTDWPDFGVPKTPTPFLRFLRDVRRSGSLDPSNGPIVIHCSAGIGRSGTFCLIDSCLIKMNTPEGLNYVHIRTLLAEMRKCRLGLVQAPEQLRFVYQSVIEALDSDWEADNEDNLPSLDGSLLNNISESDCESSDSELSSEAPPLPPPRMESLRQQDEDDYDDEESLVSESDSDENESTPPPLPPPRDLDLSKPNDCMETTNTKDERIKNKVEGEAEKTKIMADKLKIMKRKQKEQEKWEQIKRSWFYPLRNLGIGVLALSGGVMIVAYLMNYKK from the exons ATGCATACCGATCAACAAGTGAAAAAAAGGTTACGCGATGAATTTAACGACATAGAATCGAAGAATATGTGGAACATTACATTCAGA TTTGTTGAAGTAGaaagttcaaaaattaaaaaaacatctgATGAAGCAAAGAAACCACAGAATAAGGCTCTAAATAGATATCAAGATGTCTCTCCTTATGATGAAACTAGAATTATCCTAAAAAGAGGAAATGTATCTTACATAAATGCCAATCTGGTACAA GTATGTAATTGTGAAAGGCAGTATATACTGACTCAAGGACCCTTAGAAAACAGCACTTCCCATTTTTGGCTCATGGTATGGGAACAAAATACCAAAGCCATCGTAATGTTAAACAAAGTTATCgaaaagaaaaaa CTTAAATGTCATCAATATTGGCCGAAGAAAAAAAAGGATAATGATAAATTTGTATGGAATGATGTTGGTTTATCTGTAGAATTTGTTTCTAAAATCAATCATGGATTTTATGCACTAAGTGTTTTAAA GCTTAATGACTTAGATTCAGGAGAATCTCGTGAAATTTATCATTTCCATTATACTGATTGGCCAGATTTCGGAGTACCCAAAACTCCTACGCCTTTTTTACGTTTTCTCAGAGATGTTAGACGTAGTGGTAGTCTTGATCCATCTAACGGGCCAATTGTCATTCATTGTTCTGCAGGAATAGGACGTTCAGGAACATTTTGTTTAATAGATTCCTGCCTTATAAAa atgaATACACCAGAAGGCTTAAACTATGTTCATATACGTACATTACTAGCGGAAATGAGAAAATGCCGATTGGGTCTTGTTCAGGCTCCAGAACAACTACGATTTGTTTACCAAAGTGTTATCGAAGCTCTTGATTCAGATTGGGAAGCAGATAAtgag GATAATTTACCTAGTCTAGATGGCTcactattgaataatataagcGAATCAGACTGTGAAAGTAGTGATAGCGAACTAAGCAGTGAGGCACCCCCTTTACCGCCACCTCGTATGGAATCATTAAGGCAACAAGATGAAGATGACTATGATGATGAAGAATCATTAGTGTCAGAATCTGATAGTGATGAAAATGAATCAACCCCACCACCATTACCACCTCCCAGAGATCTCGATTTATCTAAACCTAATGA ttgtatgGAGACAACCAATACCAAAGATGAGCGCATTAAGAACAAAGTTGAAGGAGAGGcagaaaaaaccaaaattatggcagacaaattaaaaataatgaagagAAAACAAAAAGAGCAAGAAAAATGGGAACAAATCAAAAGGTCCTGGTTTTATCCATTGAGAAATTTAGGCATTGGAGTCTTAGCTCTAAGTGGTGGTGTAATGATTGTCGCATACttgatgaattataaaaaataa
- the LOC132946538 gene encoding CCAAT/enhancer-binding protein gamma: protein MARKNKENKNMALSAVLRDEGDSSEDDYRRKRDKNNQAVKRSRVKSRMRTQQTLQRVNQLKTENDMLEEKIKLLSKELGFLKELFMAQAGTSQIELPKSVDLKTLLSDTTSDILDNDLTKSQSSS, encoded by the exons ATGGCtcgtaaaaataaagaaaataaaaacatggcTCTATCAGCCGTGTTACGGGATGAAGGCGATAGCAGTGAAGACGACTATCGACGCAAACGAGACAAGAACAAtcag gCAGTTAAAAGAAGTCGAGTTAAAAGTAGAATGCGCACACAACAGACATTGCAACGTGTGAACCAATTAAAAACTGAGAATGATATGcttgaagaaaaaattaaactctTAAGTAAAGAACTAGGATTTTTAAAAGAACTATTCATGGCACAAGCTG GAACATCACAAATTGAACTTCCCAAATCTGTTGACCTTAAGACATTATTGAGCGACACTACTTCAGACATATTGGATAATGATTTAACAAAATCTCAATCTTcatcataa